A segment of the Bacillota bacterium genome:
ACAAGTGGACAGCCGTTCTTCAAAGGCAGTACCCCGCCCGTTTGGAGTGTGTCCCACTTGCCGCTCGCAGGGTGCCCCCCTTGCGTATTCTCGTTGTGGACGTGGTCCCACCCGTATACGACAGGGGCTCAGGAAGCCAGAGATTATTCCACATCGTGCAGATGCTCCTGGAAGAGGGACATTCTGTTGCGTTCTTCTGTTGGAAGTCCTCGGGTTTGGAAACCTACGTAAGCCTTCTTCGAAGAATGGGAGTGGTGGTGGTCGGGGGGGACGACGTCCACGAAGGCGAGCAGGGCAAGCTCGAGCGATTGGCTGTGTTGCTAGCGTCGTTTGCCCCGAACGTCGTATGGGTTGAGGGGTATCAGCTGGCCGCGCTGTGTACTCCCGTGGTTCGTCAGGTGACGCCTGAGGCTTGTCTCGTCCTCGATACGGTTGACTTACACTTTGTCCGGGAGAAAAGACTGGAGGAGGTAGGGAGTAGCCTGACCGGCGGCTGGCAACGGACAAGGGACCAGGAGTTGTCGGCCTGCGCAAATGCGGACGTAGTGATCACTGTTACCGAACTTGAGCGGGATCTCGTGCGTTCTCTTGTGCCGGCTGTGCGGGTAGCTACGATTCCCAACGTACACGAACCTCATCCAATCGGGAGCAGTTTTTCGCGACGCTCGGGGCTTATATTCGTGGGTAATTTCCTTCACCGCCCCAACCTAGACGGCGTTGGCTGGTTTCTGGAGTCGGTCTGGCCTTTGATTGTGCGCGAGGAACCGGCGATGACCATGCGCATTGTGGGCAACGAGCCTCCTCCGGTGCTCCGTCAGCTGTGCTCCCAAGCTGAACTCGCCGGTGGTTCGATCACGTTGATCGGATACGTCCCCGACGTATTGCCGTACCTTGGTGAGGCTCGAATTTCGGTCGCTCCCTTGCGTGCCGGTGGGGGAATGAAGGGAAAGATCGCGGAAGCACTCGCAGCCGGACTCCCGGTCGTCAGCACGTCGGTTGGGACAGAAGGCATGGGACTGCAAGACGGGAAGCATGTGCTCATCGCTGACACCCCAGAGGCCTTCGCAGAAGCGGTTTTGCGTCTGTACCGTGACAGGGACCTCTGGCACGACCTCTCCATGAGGGGCCTTGCCCTTGTAAAGGAAAGGTATGGATTTGACAAGGTAAGGCTCGACGTGCAGAACGCGTTGAAGATGTGCCTGCGGTCGCGCCCCAGCTCACGCGTGGGCTTCGAGCCTTCCAAAAAAGGTGACGGATTGACTTCCATTGTGATCCCGTGCTGGAACGAGGTCCAGCTTACGCGGCAATGCGTGGATAGTGTCTTCCGGAACACGACGGAGCCCTTTGAGCTAATTGTAATTGACAATGGTTCTACAGATGAGACTCCCGAATACCTCCAAGCGTTGGCCGACCGCTACCCAAATGTGAGGGTCATAAGAAACGAAGTGAATACGGGATTTGCCTACGCGTGCAACCAGGGTATAGATGCTGCCGGAGGAAGCCAGATTGTGGTGATGAATAATGATGTGGTTGTTCCGCCAGGATGGTTGAGCCCTATGCTGCGCGCTTTGCGCGCACCAGGTGTCGGCATAGTGGGCCCGAGGAGCAATCGTGTTTCGGGAAGCCAGCGCGTTGCAGAGCCGGACGCGAATGACGCTGAAAACATGGAAGAGTATGCAAGGAAGAGGGCGCTCGAGAAAAAGTACATGGGGTTCTTTTCGCCCCGTGCGGTCGCGTTTTGCATGCTCATAAAACGTGAGGTGGTGGACCGTGTCGGTGGCTTCGATTCAAGTTTTGGCATAGGCAATTTCGAGGACGACGACTTCTGCATCCGAGCCCAGCTTGCCGGATTCCGAATATGGATAGCTGACGACGCTTTCGTGTACCACCTTGGCAGCCGGACTTTCCTCGCTCAAAGCATCGACTATGCAGCGCTCATGAGGAAGAACCTGGAGGTTTTTCGCGCCAAGTGGTTTCTCCGCGATGAAGGTAACGCTACCGATGCGATCCCGTACGGTTCACTGTTGACAAGGGCGTTCGATCCTGAGTACCACCGGTGCCCCTTGACGCCTCGTGAAGTGGCATCCCGTGCGGTCTCCCCCCTGGAGGTGGCGGGAGCCGGCCGCTTCAACTTCTTGTTAGCTCCCGACTGGAGGGATCCGCACGATAGGTGGCTTCAAGCCATCGCTGAATTTATGGCCGCGTTCCCGCCGGAGGCTGATGTAGCGCTGCTGGTACGGATCGATCCCCTGGTTGAAGCTGACGTTGCAAGTGTGGTGGCACACATTGAGCGGCGCGCAGAAAGGGCGGGAATTGATTTGGCTGCGGGCCACAAGATAATTGTCCTCAACGATTTAGTTCCGCCAGGCAACCGTGCTGCGGTATATCGCACTGCTCAAGCCTTTATAGACACGGCGCCTCCGGGAGTTTTCCGTTACGCCCGTGAGGAGGCCAGAGCCTGCGGCCTCACCGTATGCGAGCCATCCCGCTCCAGCCTGCGGCTGGGAGCCAGGTAGGCACGCTTTCCGCCCAGTGACGCCCTGACCGCGGGTGTGGTTAGGGGCAAGTTCCCGGGGAGCTGACAGTGGAGCCCGTTGAGCCACTTGGTTCTTTTTGCCCAACGTGGTTCTTAATTCCGTGGTACGGTAAGGGCAACCCCAGGTGACGTGCTGCGGCCCGCCTTGGTGATGTGCCCGGTGTAGCGCGTTTTCCCGGAGGAGTGGACA
Coding sequences within it:
- a CDS encoding glycosyltransferase codes for the protein MAARTSTGDRGSGYYDHVREEIIERVPHWARTVLDVGCGSGALGRVLKSQRGDRLVVGVEIVPEVARRAAEVLDKVITGDVSVADIQPPAGGFDVIVCGDVLEHLVDPWSVISRLAKLLSRRGVFVLSLPNLRNLAEVARIAEGSWDYSLEGIFDRTHLRYFTVARARELVESAGLRVHEIYLKPDARLSMPANPSRLPITVKLGDVCLERVTGPELSELTAYQIVIVAGRNEWPSQPGEPDVSIVIVNWNGLAMLQSCLEAVRANSGPAERYEIVVVDNGSTDGSAEFLAAQADVRLVSNTHNVGFTLASNQGAEVARGRYLVFLNNDTRPQPGWLDALIAAAAPPDVGAVGAKLVYPDGRLQEAGGIIFADGSGWNYGRGSNPDLREFSEPGDVDYCSAAALLVKAHVFWAAGAFDPRYAPAYYEDADLCFAIRNRGWRVIYEPRAVVQHVEGATAGRDLTSGLKRYQVVNKQKFVDKWTAVLQRQYPARLECVPLAARRVPPLRILVVDVVPPVYDRGSGSQRLFHIVQMLLEEGHSVAFFCWKSSGLETYVSLLRRMGVVVVGGDDVHEGEQGKLERLAVLLASFAPNVVWVEGYQLAALCTPVVRQVTPEACLVLDTVDLHFVREKRLEEVGSSLTGGWQRTRDQELSACANADVVITVTELERDLVRSLVPAVRVATIPNVHEPHPIGSSFSRRSGLIFVGNFLHRPNLDGVGWFLESVWPLIVREEPAMTMRIVGNEPPPVLRQLCSQAELAGGSITLIGYVPDVLPYLGEARISVAPLRAGGGMKGKIAEALAAGLPVVSTSVGTEGMGLQDGKHVLIADTPEAFAEAVLRLYRDRDLWHDLSMRGLALVKERYGFDKVRLDVQNALKMCLRSRPSSRVGFEPSKKGDGLTSIVIPCWNEVQLTRQCVDSVFRNTTEPFELIVIDNGSTDETPEYLQALADRYPNVRVIRNEVNTGFAYACNQGIDAAGGSQIVVMNNDVVVPPGWLSPMLRALRAPGVGIVGPRSNRVSGSQRVAEPDANDAENMEEYARKRALEKKYMGFFSPRAVAFCMLIKREVVDRVGGFDSSFGIGNFEDDDFCIRAQLAGFRIWIADDAFVYHLGSRTFLAQSIDYAALMRKNLEVFRAKWFLRDEGNATDAIPYGSLLTRAFDPEYHRCPLTPREVASRAVSPLEVAGAGRFNFLLAPDWRDPHDRWLQAIAEFMAAFPPEADVALLVRIDPLVEADVASVVAHIERRAERAGIDLAAGHKIIVLNDLVPPGNRAAVYRTAQAFIDTAPPGVFRYAREEARACGLTVCEPSRSSLRLGAR